A single region of the Flavobacteriales bacterium genome encodes:
- a CDS encoding TonB-dependent receptor, which produces MKRLTYLFILASSTVFAQTETIRGTITDVESKVPLIGATVILLDSDPIVGASTDLDGKFKLENVAVGRCDIKVTYLGYNPAVLSGLVLTSGKELVLNIELEEQVMQKGEVVVSASREKEKPMNTMTTVSARVFSTEEADRFAGARQDVSRMASNFAGIRSANDAQNDIVIRGNSPLGLLWRLDGVDVPNPNHFGNMGATGGPVSMLNGNVLANSDFMTSAFPSEYGNAVSGVFDLKLRSGNNEKHQFLGQLGFNGLELGAEGPFSKKQGSSYLINYRYSTLGLLGLMGVDFGTGSAIPEYQDLSFKVRFPTKKAGIFELFGMGGISSINLLASEEKDTSNYNLYGRGDSDVRNRNMLGVVGLTHTYILPKNAYTKFTLAASSIVNRNVVDSLDAERGIHDWYRSDFQNHRFQGAFFYKKKFNAKHSVKVGVRGSAFYTIMKDSAYNNQWDRYVTLTDFEGVTGLIEPYMQWQWKWNDKWTMNTGLHGQYLTINNSYAVEPRWGLAWKVAEKHSLSMGYGLHSQMAPMAVYFNVDEDALGNKTTPNKNVDFVRSQHFVLGYDWSLPNNMRFKAETYYQHIYNAIVDADSSSYSALNFGGFNTDEPEKMTNKGTGNNYGLELTFEKFLTKGYYWLLTGSLYDSKYRASDGITRNTAFNGNYVLNALGGYELQLFKNREHKTSNYLLFDVKFTLAGGSRYTPIDEDASALEGKAVYRNDLAFSEQFKPYYRLDIRVGYKRIGRKVTQELAFDIQNVTNKKNPLNKAYDAKKNTLVDVNQLGLFPMLLYRINF; this is translated from the coding sequence ATGAAACGTCTAACCTATTTATTCATTCTTGCCAGTAGCACAGTCTTCGCACAAACCGAAACCATTCGCGGGACCATTACGGATGTTGAAAGCAAAGTCCCATTGATCGGTGCTACCGTCATCCTCCTCGATTCAGACCCGATAGTCGGTGCTTCCACAGATCTTGATGGCAAGTTCAAACTTGAAAATGTGGCGGTTGGCCGCTGCGATATTAAAGTGACCTATCTCGGTTACAACCCAGCTGTTCTTTCTGGACTTGTCCTCACCAGCGGAAAAGAACTGGTGCTGAATATTGAACTGGAAGAACAGGTAATGCAGAAAGGCGAAGTGGTGGTGAGTGCCAGTCGCGAAAAGGAAAAACCGATGAATACAATGACCACCGTTTCGGCCCGTGTGTTCTCTACCGAAGAGGCCGACCGCTTTGCAGGTGCGCGTCAGGATGTGTCGCGAATGGCCAGCAATTTTGCAGGTATCCGAAGCGCGAATGACGCGCAGAACGATATTGTCATCCGAGGAAATTCCCCGTTGGGATTGCTGTGGCGATTAGACGGAGTGGATGTTCCCAACCCCAATCATTTTGGAAACATGGGAGCAACAGGTGGGCCTGTGAGTATGCTCAACGGCAATGTATTGGCCAATTCCGATTTCATGACCTCGGCCTTTCCTTCTGAATATGGCAACGCGGTTTCGGGTGTCTTTGACCTGAAACTCCGTTCGGGAAACAATGAAAAACATCAGTTTTTGGGGCAATTGGGATTTAACGGTCTGGAACTCGGTGCCGAAGGCCCATTCTCCAAAAAGCAGGGCTCTTCCTACCTCATCAACTACCGTTATTCAACCCTTGGTCTCTTAGGACTGATGGGAGTTGATTTCGGAACGGGTTCTGCTATTCCAGAGTATCAGGATTTGAGTTTTAAGGTGCGTTTCCCGACCAAGAAAGCGGGCATCTTTGAGTTGTTCGGAATGGGCGGCATCAGCAGCATCAACCTCTTGGCAAGCGAGGAAAAAGACACATCCAACTACAACCTTTACGGAAGAGGCGATAGCGATGTGCGCAACCGAAACATGCTGGGCGTGGTCGGCTTGACGCATACCTACATTCTCCCCAAAAACGCCTACACCAAGTTCACCTTGGCTGCCAGCTCCATCGTTAACCGAAACGTGGTCGATAGTTTGGATGCAGAGCGCGGTATCCACGATTGGTACCGAAGCGATTTCCAAAACCATCGCTTTCAGGGCGCCTTCTTCTACAAGAAGAAATTCAACGCCAAACACAGCGTGAAAGTGGGTGTGCGCGGAAGTGCTTTCTACACCATCATGAAGGATAGCGCCTACAACAATCAATGGGATAGGTACGTCACGCTCACCGATTTTGAAGGAGTAACGGGCCTCATCGAACCGTACATGCAATGGCAGTGGAAATGGAACGACAAATGGACGATGAATACGGGATTGCACGGACAATACCTCACCATCAATAATTCGTATGCGGTTGAGCCACGCTGGGGATTGGCCTGGAAAGTGGCCGAGAAGCACAGCCTCTCTATGGGTTACGGTCTGCACAGCCAGATGGCACCGATGGCTGTGTATTTCAACGTGGATGAAGATGCGCTCGGAAACAAGACAACACCAAACAAGAACGTGGATTTCGTCCGAAGTCAACACTTCGTTTTGGGCTACGATTGGTCGTTGCCGAACAACATGCGTTTTAAAGCCGAAACCTACTATCAGCATATCTACAACGCCATTGTGGATGCAGACAGCAGCTCCTATTCTGCCCTCAATTTTGGCGGGTTCAATACGGATGAACCCGAAAAGATGACCAACAAGGGAACAGGAAATAACTACGGACTGGAACTCACATTCGAGAAGTTTCTGACCAAAGGCTACTACTGGTTGCTGACTGGTTCGCTCTATGACTCGAAGTACAGAGCAAGCGATGGCATTACCCGCAACACGGCTTTCAACGGCAATTATGTGCTCAACGCGCTGGGCGGATACGAACTCCAACTATTTAAGAACAGAGAACACAAAACCAGCAATTACCTGCTGTTTGATGTCAAGTTTACCCTTGCTGGCGGTTCGCGCTACACTCCAATAGATGAGGATGCATCAGCTTTGGAGGGCAAAGCGGTTTATCGCAACGATCTTGCATTCTCTGAACAATTCAAGCCGTATTACAGATTGGATATCCGTGTTGGATACAAGCGCATTGGAAGGAAGGTCACGCAGGAATTGGCCTTTGATATTCAGAACGTGACGAACAAGAAAAACCCGTTGAATAAGGCCTACGATGCCAAGAAAAACACGCTGGTGGATGTGAACCAATTGGGGCTGTTTCCGATGCTGCTGTATCGCATCAATTTTTAG
- a CDS encoding helix-turn-helix domain-containing protein produces MSSDAENEYFSDGITEEIINALAKIGGLKVTSRTSAFYFKGKNIPITEIGKQLNVSTVLEGSVRLAGNSMRITAQLIDAAEDFHFWSETWDRKLDNIFEVQDEISLLIADRLREHFGHFEIQEHLVEKKTESLDAYTLFLKGRHHFNKWNPEDVKQSMAFYEQALAIDPNHTEAMVGLADAYSFLATIAVISYEEGWGKCAQLTHQALAINSELPAAYYQLANLAFFARCNFREAFEHASKAIELNPNHVESQQFMAFLYILAGKKELAVKHLKMALTIDPLSQETQFYSGYIDYMLEDYSSSLKQLDACLEVNPMNIPVHAVKTQCLLKLGRYDEVLNYFDALPSAIVILAEKTGSMALAYAMKGDEAKAAEYFDMLSEQAKGENGFTADAYLFQFYAASHQSDKAFDWVATAIKSGSPLLLLRYSDPLINPIKDDPRYEHFHKQLFPEELFVEAPETVTKKKALLDAEAAAMYKARLLELIETKQPHLDPDLSLRSLAKQVDIHPNQLSWLLNDGFGKNFNEFINQYRVLAFKRFALDPANENITVMALAYDSGFNSKTVFNTYFKKETGITPKEFLKG; encoded by the coding sequence ATGAGTTCGGATGCGGAGAATGAGTACTTCAGCGATGGGATCACGGAAGAAATTATCAATGCTTTGGCCAAGATCGGTGGGCTCAAGGTCACATCTCGAACGTCTGCGTTCTATTTCAAAGGCAAGAATATTCCCATTACGGAAATAGGAAAGCAACTGAATGTTTCTACGGTTTTGGAGGGGAGCGTTCGGTTGGCGGGGAATTCCATGCGCATTACCGCGCAGTTGATTGATGCGGCCGAGGATTTCCACTTTTGGTCGGAGACCTGGGACAGGAAACTTGACAACATCTTTGAGGTTCAGGATGAGATAAGTCTGCTGATCGCTGATCGCTTGCGCGAGCATTTCGGGCACTTCGAAATTCAGGAACATCTGGTGGAAAAGAAGACCGAAAGTTTGGATGCGTACACGCTCTTTCTGAAGGGACGCCATCATTTCAACAAGTGGAATCCAGAGGATGTAAAGCAATCGATGGCGTTCTATGAGCAGGCTTTGGCCATAGATCCCAATCACACAGAAGCGATGGTCGGTTTGGCCGATGCGTATAGCTTCTTGGCCACCATTGCGGTCATCTCTTACGAAGAAGGTTGGGGGAAATGCGCGCAGCTGACGCATCAGGCGCTTGCCATCAATAGCGAGCTTCCAGCGGCCTATTACCAACTCGCCAATCTGGCGTTTTTCGCGAGATGCAACTTTCGCGAAGCATTTGAACATGCTTCTAAGGCGATAGAACTGAACCCGAACCATGTGGAATCGCAGCAGTTTATGGCCTTTCTCTACATTTTGGCAGGGAAGAAAGAACTAGCGGTCAAGCACCTGAAAATGGCGCTGACCATCGATCCGCTCTCTCAGGAAACGCAGTTCTACAGCGGCTACATCGATTATATGTTGGAGGATTATTCCAGTTCGCTGAAGCAGTTGGATGCGTGTTTGGAGGTCAATCCGATGAACATTCCCGTTCACGCGGTTAAAACCCAGTGCTTGCTCAAATTGGGGAGATACGATGAGGTGTTGAACTACTTCGATGCACTGCCTTCCGCGATTGTGATCTTGGCGGAGAAGACAGGTTCGATGGCCTTGGCGTATGCCATGAAAGGAGATGAGGCGAAAGCGGCTGAGTATTTTGATATGCTGAGCGAACAGGCGAAAGGAGAGAACGGCTTTACGGCAGACGCCTACCTCTTTCAGTTTTATGCCGCAAGCCATCAGTCCGATAAGGCATTCGATTGGGTTGCAACAGCCATCAAGAGCGGTTCTCCGCTTTTGCTTTTGCGCTATTCCGATCCGCTGATCAATCCGATAAAAGACGACCCGCGCTACGAGCACTTTCACAAGCAATTGTTCCCAGAGGAGCTGTTTGTAGAAGCGCCAGAAACGGTGACGAAAAAGAAAGCCTTGCTTGATGCAGAAGCTGCGGCCATGTACAAAGCGCGATTGCTGGAGCTAATCGAAACGAAACAACCGCACCTTGATCCCGACCTTTCCTTGCGCTCCTTGGCGAAGCAAGTGGACATTCATCCGAACCAGCTTTCGTGGTTATTGAATGATGGTTTTGGAAAGAACTTCAATGAGTTCATCAATCAGTATCGCGTGTTGGCATTCAAACGTTTTGCGCTTGATCCTGCCAATGAGAACATAACGGTGATGGCACTTGCATACGACAGTGGTTTCAATTCGAAGACGGTGTTCAATACCTATTTTAAGAAGGAAACGGGTATCACTCCGAAGGAGTTTCTGAAAGGATAG
- a CDS encoding PhoX family protein has translation MNRSTYLFLASALLIFGCSEKPSSTVYEVTNEGLQFISVVNNYNNKTLIVPDGAVVDILYRSVYDSAVYSDGTLLPAKRGIDFLSYLPIDGSSEHGLLFMNHELRNDNPALGNGGGMAWIEVKRENGNWKRVGNGNNIDFSALGGTWHNCGGTVTPNGTILTAEEYPPATNMELYNSEFDHADTADIDGLKRNENLGWMVEVDMSTRKPLRKVYGMGRYSHEDAFCMPDNRTVFLTDDAQPGVFFKFVAESAGDYAKGQLFAYRQSDDAESGSWFALPMERDSLIHIHDIAVRKGATLLTSNEWIDGINGKIYISESGGSVDYSDAISKGGKMAHHLTKAPVSTGINKTHDPFGRILVFEPETGRLDVFLEGGKLPDGGYLTAPDGLIAVNQFGKDYLIVCEDASVGMIINEKIESWEQGKIYMETYLIPIDGPKADPKKVKRLTVGPEGCEQTGLAMTPDGSTLFLTVQHPASTNPAPYNETTIVAITAVFQ, from the coding sequence GTGAATAGATCCACCTACTTATTTTTAGCTTCAGCTTTATTGATTTTCGGGTGCTCCGAAAAACCTAGTTCAACTGTTTATGAAGTGACCAATGAAGGATTACAGTTCATTTCTGTTGTCAATAACTACAACAACAAAACACTAATTGTACCGGATGGGGCAGTTGTAGATATACTGTATAGAAGTGTTTATGACAGTGCCGTTTACTCAGATGGCACATTACTTCCTGCTAAGCGAGGGATTGATTTTCTGAGCTATCTACCTATCGATGGTTCGAGCGAACATGGTTTGCTATTCATGAACCACGAATTACGGAATGATAATCCTGCCTTGGGCAACGGAGGCGGAATGGCTTGGATTGAAGTGAAACGGGAAAACGGAAACTGGAAGCGGGTCGGAAACGGAAACAACATCGATTTTTCCGCATTAGGAGGCACTTGGCATAACTGTGGTGGAACGGTCACACCCAACGGAACCATTCTTACTGCTGAGGAATATCCTCCGGCCACAAACATGGAATTGTACAATAGCGAATTTGACCATGCTGATACGGCCGACATTGATGGCTTAAAGCGCAATGAGAACCTCGGATGGATGGTAGAAGTGGATATGTCAACCCGAAAACCGCTTCGAAAAGTTTATGGAATGGGGCGTTACTCTCACGAGGATGCCTTTTGCATGCCCGACAATCGTACGGTTTTTCTTACGGATGATGCTCAGCCTGGTGTTTTCTTCAAGTTCGTAGCTGAAAGTGCTGGTGATTATGCTAAAGGTCAGTTGTTTGCCTACCGTCAGAGTGATGATGCTGAAAGTGGATCATGGTTCGCGCTTCCGATGGAACGGGACTCATTGATCCATATCCACGACATCGCAGTGCGCAAAGGAGCAACGCTACTTACATCGAACGAATGGATCGATGGAATCAATGGAAAGATCTACATAAGTGAGTCGGGCGGAAGTGTCGATTATTCCGATGCTATTTCGAAGGGAGGCAAAATGGCCCATCATTTAACAAAAGCGCCTGTCAGCACAGGAATCAACAAGACGCATGATCCATTTGGAAGAATTCTTGTTTTTGAACCTGAGACAGGTCGATTGGATGTTTTTTTGGAAGGTGGGAAATTGCCCGATGGGGGCTATCTGACAGCTCCTGACGGGTTGATCGCAGTCAATCAATTCGGCAAGGATTATCTGATCGTTTGTGAGGATGCTAGCGTGGGGATGATCATAAATGAAAAGATCGAATCTTGGGAACAGGGAAAAATTTACATGGAAACCTACCTAATTCCTATTGATGGTCCGAAGGCGGATCCGAAAAAGGTGAAACGACTTACCGTTGGTCCTGAAGGTTGCGAGCAGACAGGACTTGCCATGACTCCTGATGGTTCAACCTTGTTTTTGACAGTTCAGCATCCTGCCTCAACAAATCCTGCGCCCTATAACGAGACGACCATCGTGGCGATAACTGCCGTTTTCCAGTGA
- a CDS encoding alpha/beta fold hydrolase has translation MKNTLEPSWLNRPQYPFDNRYIQLNAGKMHYIDEGEGDAILFVHGTPAWSFLYREHIRSLSTNYRCIAIDHIGFGLSEKPDDFDGTPQSHSQNLTEFIEKLDLKNITLVVHDFGGPIGLSSAIKHHHRIKQLIMFNTWLWETKNNPEAQKVDKILNSAIGKFLYLRLNLSPKLLLKQGFSDKNKLTKKIHNQYIKPFPDKTSRVSLLNLGKSLVGSSDWYQEQWEKLDALADKPWLILWGTKDGFITPQYLQKWKKRLPAAVVKEYECGHFVQEEKPSETIEEIDRFMNQA, from the coding sequence ATGAAAAACACATTAGAACCCAGCTGGCTTAATAGACCGCAATATCCATTCGATAATCGATACATACAGCTTAATGCTGGAAAGATGCATTATATAGACGAAGGAGAAGGAGATGCCATTCTTTTCGTGCATGGCACACCGGCTTGGTCTTTCCTTTATCGAGAACATATTCGGTCATTATCAACGAACTACAGATGCATTGCCATTGATCATATTGGTTTTGGGTTGTCGGAAAAACCTGATGATTTTGATGGAACGCCACAGTCTCATTCACAAAATCTAACGGAGTTCATCGAAAAGCTGGATTTGAAGAATATTACACTCGTTGTGCATGATTTTGGTGGACCGATTGGTCTTTCTTCCGCAATTAAGCATCATCACAGAATCAAGCAACTGATTATGTTCAACACTTGGCTTTGGGAAACGAAAAACAATCCAGAAGCGCAAAAGGTGGATAAAATATTGAATAGTGCAATCGGCAAATTCCTTTATCTCCGATTGAATTTATCGCCAAAGTTGTTGCTGAAACAAGGGTTTTCGGATAAGAACAAGCTCACGAAGAAAATTCATAATCAGTACATCAAACCGTTCCCAGATAAGACCTCGCGGGTTTCTCTCTTAAACCTTGGAAAGTCATTGGTTGGTTCGTCAGATTGGTATCAAGAACAGTGGGAGAAGTTGGATGCCTTAGCTGACAAACCGTGGCTTATCCTCTGGGGAACAAAAGATGGTTTTATTACTCCACAGTATCTTCAGAAATGGAAGAAACGATTGCCAGCAGCAGTAGTGAAAGAATACGAGTGTGGTCACTTCGTACAAGAAGAAAAGCCCAGTGAAACGATTGAAGAGATCGACAGATTTATGAACCAAGCTTAA
- a CDS encoding AIPR family protein yields MDRITKSLLEEFVKQNGLENIAEDQAFEHFTGYIVTSKHFTESFSSEDIHVGAGNDCGIDSISIIVNGCLVTEPVEIEDLADTNGYLDVTFIFNQAERSSSFETAKVGQFSFGINDFFATTSALPQNQHIKKKALIVNEIFNRSSRFKKGNPQCFIYYTTTGKWTEDANLVVRKNAVIKDLQDLSLFRKVEFEFIDAEKIQSLFRETKNAISTEISFTERITLPELAGIEQAYLGLLSSTEYLKLIQNTNEEVITSIFYDNVRHWQEWNSVNREIKETLENESAKLYFPLLNNGVTLIAKRIIPTGNKFVIEDYQIVNGCQTSFVLYESRQHLNEEILIPVRLIATDNSEIKNSIIKATNRQTEVTEEQLFALADFPKKLETYFPTFEGSKKLYYERRSRQYNSEEEVEKVRVVNMTTLVRAFASLFLGFPHRTTRNYKALLKSINTDIFHKDHKLEMYYVSAYAHYKLEYFFRSGVINSDLKPARYHLLYLFRLLTNSTTPPRPNSNEMTRYCSSLTDVLWDDAAVRAKFLEAATLIYRVANGNLHNDNIRTEPFTKLVEEEAAKL; encoded by the coding sequence ATGGACAGAATAACCAAATCTTTACTTGAAGAGTTCGTAAAGCAAAACGGTCTTGAGAACATCGCAGAAGACCAAGCTTTTGAACATTTCACGGGTTACATAGTAACCTCCAAACATTTCACAGAGAGTTTTTCTTCGGAAGATATTCATGTTGGAGCAGGCAACGATTGCGGAATTGATAGCATTTCCATTATTGTCAACGGTTGTTTGGTAACGGAGCCTGTGGAAATAGAAGATTTGGCCGACACAAATGGTTACCTAGATGTCACATTTATTTTTAATCAAGCAGAAAGGTCAAGTAGTTTCGAGACAGCCAAAGTTGGTCAGTTCAGTTTTGGAATCAATGATTTTTTTGCCACTACTTCAGCCTTACCGCAAAATCAACATATAAAGAAGAAGGCACTAATTGTCAATGAAATTTTTAATCGGAGTAGCAGGTTCAAAAAAGGTAATCCTCAATGTTTTATTTATTATACCACCACGGGCAAATGGACCGAAGACGCAAATCTGGTAGTCAGAAAAAATGCAGTTATCAAAGATTTGCAAGACCTTTCCTTGTTCCGAAAGGTAGAATTTGAATTTATAGACGCTGAGAAAATTCAATCTTTGTTTAGGGAAACAAAGAACGCCATATCGACCGAAATCAGTTTCACTGAACGAATAACGCTTCCGGAATTGGCTGGAATTGAACAAGCATACTTAGGCTTATTAAGTTCAACTGAATATTTAAAGCTTATTCAGAATACCAATGAAGAGGTAATAACTTCAATTTTCTATGACAATGTGAGACATTGGCAAGAATGGAACTCCGTGAATAGGGAAATAAAAGAGACTCTTGAGAATGAGTCCGCGAAGCTTTATTTCCCACTGCTGAATAATGGCGTTACACTAATTGCAAAGCGAATAATTCCTACAGGAAATAAATTTGTTATAGAGGATTATCAAATTGTTAATGGCTGTCAAACGAGTTTTGTGCTGTACGAAAGCAGGCAACACCTTAATGAAGAAATCCTGATACCGGTTCGCCTTATAGCGACCGACAATTCTGAAATAAAAAACTCCATAATTAAAGCGACAAACAGGCAAACCGAGGTGACTGAAGAACAATTGTTTGCGCTCGCAGACTTTCCAAAAAAGTTGGAAACTTATTTTCCAACATTTGAAGGAAGTAAAAAGCTGTATTACGAAAGGCGTTCCCGACAATACAACTCAGAAGAAGAAGTCGAAAAGGTTAGAGTTGTTAACATGACAACTCTTGTTAGGGCATTTGCTTCCCTGTTTCTAGGCTTTCCTCACCGTACAACCCGTAACTACAAAGCCCTGCTAAAGTCAATAAATACAGACATTTTTCACAAAGACCATAAACTTGAAATGTATTATGTCTCTGCATACGCTCATTACAAGTTGGAATATTTCTTTCGAAGTGGTGTAATTAATTCTGACTTGAAGCCTGCGCGTTATCATTTGCTATATTTATTCAGGTTGCTCACCAACAGTACGACACCGCCTAGGCCAAATTCGAATGAAATGACACGTTACTGTAGTTCTTTGACTGATGTGCTGTGGGACGATGCGGCTGTTCGAGCCAAATTTCTTGAAGCGGCAACTCTCATATACCGGGTTGCAAACGGGAATTTGCATAACGACAACATACGGACAGAACCGTTTACGAAGTTAGTAGAGGAAGAAGCCGCAAAATTATAG
- a CDS encoding helix-turn-helix domain-containing protein, with protein MESLSHIARKSIAVLPFVNMSASEENEYFSDGITEEIINALAKIAELKVTSRTSAFHFKGKNIPVREIGKQLNVSTILEGSVRLSGNAMRITAQLIDAEEDFHFWSETWDRKLDNIFEVQDEISLLIADRLREHFGHFEIEEIRDVKSGNVSAYELYLKSKFNFYKFQKDDILLAIGQIEEAIEKDASCPFYHASKAIYYGYLGLINAIPSEEAFTVSKAAAEKAIQLDPTDPEANYSIGMVGYFFEKDLDIAQIYGDLALKYRPNYVNALLGRSVIDVLTDNPERALARVKKAIELDPLSPANIYYHAAALLRIGRYKEALVVANGMLEAIPHHTNGYCLKGTILTRLGKYDEAIEHYKAVPVATDTTEVYNAGIGIAHATKGEFSKAREYLEKVENEPQNFHLASEENAVVIINIYLGNFDLAFNEIEKDIKANKYYLNFYKENPAFKLLSEDPRYPIFDTIFKTKGTKNEQPTGSDLLSDLSNETVAKKKAPLDEGAVTSSKTRLLALIEKEEPYLNPDLSLRSLATQVDINPNQLSWLLNEHVGKNFNEFINHYRIEAFKKLASDPVNSNLTVMALAYDSGFNSKTVFNTYFKKETGLTPKEFLRG; from the coding sequence GTGGAAAGCCTTTCACATATCGCCCGAAAATCAATTGCCGTTCTCCCGTTTGTGAATATGAGCGCGAGTGAGGAGAACGAATACTTCAGCGATGGAATCACGGAAGAGATCATCAATGCCTTGGCCAAGATCGCTGAGCTCAAGGTCACTTCCCGAACGTCTGCGTTTCACTTCAAAGGCAAGAATATTCCTGTTCGAGAGATCGGGAAGCAACTGAATGTATCCACAATCCTAGAAGGCAGCGTTCGCCTGTCGGGCAATGCCATGCGCATTACCGCGCAGTTGATTGACGCTGAAGAAGACTTCCACTTCTGGTCGGAGACCTGGGACAGGAAGCTGGACAACATCTTTGAGGTGCAGGACGAGATAAGTCTGTTGATCGCTGATCGCTTGCGCGAGCACTTCGGACACTTTGAAATAGAAGAAATTCGAGACGTAAAAAGCGGTAATGTCAGCGCATACGAGTTGTATCTGAAAAGCAAATTCAACTTTTACAAGTTTCAGAAGGATGACATCCTTTTGGCGATCGGTCAAATTGAGGAGGCCATAGAAAAGGACGCTTCCTGCCCTTTTTATCATGCATCTAAAGCCATCTATTACGGGTATTTAGGACTGATAAACGCCATTCCCAGCGAGGAGGCTTTTACTGTCTCGAAGGCTGCTGCGGAAAAGGCAATCCAACTTGATCCAACCGACCCTGAGGCCAATTACTCCATTGGAATGGTCGGTTATTTTTTCGAGAAAGATCTGGACATCGCTCAGATCTATGGTGATCTGGCATTAAAGTATCGTCCGAATTACGTCAATGCGCTATTGGGACGTTCGGTCATTGATGTTCTGACCGACAATCCAGAAAGGGCTCTTGCGCGAGTAAAAAAAGCCATCGAACTGGACCCGCTTTCGCCCGCTAACATATATTATCATGCCGCTGCGTTGCTTCGGATTGGGAGATATAAAGAGGCGTTGGTGGTGGCGAATGGCATGCTGGAAGCAATTCCTCATCATACGAACGGCTATTGTTTGAAGGGTACCATCCTCACCCGTCTGGGGAAATACGATGAGGCCATTGAGCATTATAAAGCCGTGCCAGTAGCCACCGATACAACTGAAGTCTACAACGCTGGAATTGGCATCGCCCATGCCACCAAAGGAGAATTCTCAAAAGCCAGGGAGTACTTGGAGAAGGTGGAAAATGAACCTCAGAATTTTCATTTGGCATCCGAGGAGAATGCGGTGGTCATCATCAATATATACTTAGGGAATTTTGACCTTGCGTTTAATGAAATTGAGAAAGACATCAAGGCAAACAAGTACTATCTGAATTTCTATAAAGAGAACCCTGCGTTCAAGCTTTTATCGGAAGATCCTAGATATCCGATCTTCGATACGATATTTAAAACCAAAGGGACCAAAAACGAACAGCCAACTGGTTCTGATCTTTTGTCTGACCTGAGTAATGAAACGGTTGCGAAAAAGAAAGCACCGCTTGATGAAGGAGCGGTGACTTCGAGCAAGACGCGGTTGCTAGCACTCATCGAGAAGGAAGAACCGTATCTCAACCCAGACCTTTCGTTGCGCTCCTTGGCCACTCAAGTGGACATCAATCCGAACCAGCTTTCGTGGTTGCTCAATGAGCATGTTGGTAAGAACTTCAACGAATTCATCAATCATTATCGTATTGAAGCATTCAAGAAATTGGCATCGGATCCTGTGAACAGCAATCTCACCGTGATGGCGCTGGCGTATGATAGTGGTTTCAATTCCAAAACGGTGTTCAACACGTATTTCAAGAAGGAAACAGGTCTTACACCTAAGGAGTTTCTTAGAGGGTAA
- a CDS encoding NAD(P)-dependent alcohol dehydrogenase: MKAIITTGYGSPEIFKMDNVAKPTAKPNELLIKIHASSVTKADTMMRTGKPYIGRLMLGLMKPKNPIWGTGFAGVIEAVGSEVTQFKVGDKVFGENIETFGTYAEYVTVAEDGIVAHLPENLPFEEAAGMGDGGITSLNFLCNLGNVKPGDKVLINGASGALGTAAVQIAKHFGAEVTGVCSTQNVSLVWELGADHVIDYTKEDFTENKNSYDLIYDTVGMRAFSECCDTLKENGVYASPVLGMPLLGHMLASSIIGTKRAKFSATGALPHKEIKRLLALLIDIIEAGHLKGIVDRSYPLDKVVDAHEYIDKGHKRGNVVLKPEA, encoded by the coding sequence ATGAAAGCAATTATCACAACGGGCTACGGCTCACCAGAAATCTTTAAAATGGATAACGTGGCCAAACCAACAGCAAAGCCAAATGAACTCTTGATCAAAATTCACGCGTCTTCTGTAACGAAAGCAGACACCATGATGCGTACTGGGAAACCTTACATCGGGCGTTTGATGCTCGGCCTCATGAAACCGAAAAACCCGATCTGGGGAACAGGTTTTGCAGGCGTAATAGAGGCAGTCGGTTCGGAAGTCACCCAATTCAAAGTGGGCGATAAGGTATTCGGAGAAAACATCGAAACCTTCGGAACCTATGCCGAATACGTAACGGTTGCTGAAGATGGAATTGTGGCACATCTTCCCGAAAACTTACCTTTTGAAGAGGCGGCAGGTATGGGCGATGGCGGCATCACTTCACTCAATTTTCTGTGCAACTTGGGAAATGTAAAACCAGGAGATAAAGTGCTTATCAATGGCGCTTCGGGCGCTTTGGGAACGGCAGCGGTTCAAATTGCAAAGCATTTTGGCGCGGAGGTAACAGGCGTTTGTAGCACGCAGAATGTTTCGCTTGTGTGGGAGTTGGGTGCCGACCACGTCATCGACTACACCAAAGAGGATTTCACCGAAAACAAGAACAGTTACGACCTAATTTATGATACGGTGGGCATGCGCGCATTCTCCGAATGTTGTGACACATTGAAAGAAAACGGTGTCTATGCATCTCCCGTTCTAGGAATGCCATTGTTAGGTCACATGTTGGCGAGTTCCATAATCGGAACGAAGAGAGCCAAGTTCTCTGCCACGGGTGCTTTACCTCACAAAGAGATCAAGCGCTTGTTGGCTCTGCTGATTGACATCATCGAGGCAGGTCATTTAAAAGGAATTGTGGACCGCAGTTATCCATTGGATAAAGTGGTGGATGCCCACGAATACATTGACAAAGGCCACAAAAGAGGAAACGTAGTTTTGAAACCTGAGGCTTAA